The DNA region GATGTCCAGCGTCATCTCGAACGCGCGCTTCTTCTCAGTCGTGATCTCGCTCATCTCTCGGCTCCTGCTTGGGGGTGGGATGAATGGCCGCGAGGAAGCGGAAGCCGCGTCCTCCCGGCGCCTTTTCGTCGTGGTACTTGGCCGTGAGCCGCGCGACCGCGTTCGACAGCTCCTGGGCGAAGGCGGCGCGCGTCTCCGCGCTGCGGAACCGGATCTCGCCGTCGACGGTGAAGGTCGCGATGCTCTTCTTCTCGCGACGAGCCCGGGCCTGAAGCGAAGCCACCTCGCGAATCGCTCTTCCTGCCGAGGCGATGAGGTAGGCTGCGCTCCAGCGATCGGCAGGCTCGTCCGCGGGGAGTCCGATCACCCCGAGCGCCTCGGGACTGATCAGGAACGCTCTCGCGGAAGCGCGTAGGATACGCTCGACGCAGTTCCCTTTGCGGCGCTCCTCGACCAGCTCCACGAGCCCAATACGCTCGAGGGCGCGAAGGTGGTAGTTGAGCCGCTGCCGGGGGAGGCGGAGCTTGCGGGCGAGGCCCGAGGCGGAATCCGGCTCGGCCAGATGGGCGAGGAGGCGCTGGCGGACCGGATCCATCAGGACCGCCGCGTGATCGGCACGACGAACGACTTCGAGGGACGTGGTCATGGGTTCAGCATGTTGCCGACAGTTTAAGTTGTCAAGGAGGATATTGCTGTCGGCGGCGCTGGCCCTGCTCGCCTCCTCGTGCGCCGGGGACCCTGCCGAGCGGGAGTACCTCGACGCCCTCCGGGGCGAGGAGCAAGGGATGACCCGCGAGGAACAGATCACGCGACTCGACCGGGCCATCGCCCTCGCTCCGACCCGCGCGTGGTACCGCGAGCTTCACGCGATCTACTCGATCGATCTCCGCCGGTTCGACCAGGCCACCGCAAGCCTCGACACGGCCATCCAGCTCGCGGACCGGCCCTACCT from Candidatus Eisenbacteria bacterium includes:
- a CDS encoding helix-turn-helix domain-containing protein, which encodes MTTSLEVVRRADHAAVLMDPVRQRLLAHLAEPDSASGLARKLRLPRQRLNYHLRALERIGLVELVEERRKGNCVERILRASARAFLISPEALGVIGLPADEPADRWSAAYLIASAGRAIREVASLQARARREKKSIATFTVDGEIRFRSAETRAAFAQELSNAVARLTAKYHDEKAPGGRGFRFLAAIHPTPKQEPRDERDHD